One window of Mesorhizobium sp. PAMC28654 genomic DNA carries:
- a CDS encoding carbohydrate ABC transporter permease, with protein sequence MAAVRTSSEITLNRVAIVAVLLVTIIFLAPIYWIASTAFKPRNLATTIPPTVVFQPEISPFVKLFTKRSQLRTPPTPEEYAAAPWWERVVFDGGEKIVRDGKGEVQWSGYPSRFMNSLIIAITSTVLAVGMGTFTAYGFSRFKVKGEADLLFFILSTRMLPPVVVAIPMFLMYRMVGLNDTHIGLIILYTAFNLSFSVWLMKGFMDEIPKEYEEAALVDGYTRIEAFFKIVLPEAATGIAATAVFCFITAWNEYAFALIMTNRRAQTAPPFIPSQVGSGLPDWTVIAAGTFLFLLPVAIFTFLLRNHLLRGMSFGAIRK encoded by the coding sequence ATGGCTGCTGTGCGCACTTCTTCCGAAATCACGCTCAACCGCGTCGCCATCGTCGCCGTTCTGCTGGTGACGATCATCTTCCTGGCGCCGATCTACTGGATCGCCTCGACGGCGTTCAAGCCACGCAATCTCGCCACCACCATCCCGCCGACTGTCGTCTTCCAGCCGGAAATATCGCCCTTCGTGAAACTGTTCACCAAGCGCTCGCAGCTGCGCACGCCGCCAACACCGGAAGAATACGCGGCGGCCCCATGGTGGGAACGCGTCGTCTTCGACGGCGGCGAAAAGATCGTGCGCGACGGCAAGGGCGAGGTGCAGTGGTCGGGCTATCCGAGCCGCTTCATGAACTCGCTGATCATCGCCATCACCTCGACGGTGCTGGCGGTCGGCATGGGCACGTTCACCGCCTACGGTTTTTCGCGCTTCAAGGTGAAGGGGGAGGCGGACCTGCTCTTCTTCATCCTGTCGACACGTATGCTGCCGCCTGTCGTCGTCGCTATCCCGATGTTCCTGATGTACCGGATGGTCGGCCTCAACGACACCCATATCGGCCTGATCATCCTCTACACCGCTTTCAACCTCTCCTTCTCGGTCTGGCTGATGAAGGGCTTCATGGATGAAATCCCCAAGGAGTATGAGGAAGCAGCACTCGTCGATGGCTACACGCGCATCGAAGCCTTCTTCAAGATCGTGCTGCCCGAGGCCGCCACCGGCATCGCCGCCACCGCCGTCTTCTGCTTCATCACGGCGTGGAACGAATATGCCTTCGCGCTGATCATGACCAACCGCCGCGCCCAGACCGCGCCGCCCTTCATCCCCAGCCAGGTCGGCTCCGGCCTGCCGGACTGGACGGTGATCGCGGCTGGAACCTTCCTGTTCCTGCTGCCGGTCGCGATCTTCACCTTCCTGCTCCGCAATCACCTTTTGCGCGGCATGTCCTTCGGAGCGATCCGCAAATGA
- a CDS encoding AraC family transcriptional regulator — translation MFDRSSKIPITGDPLTDILRGLRLDGVEYGRCELKEPWGIQFPAHPAARFHFIGRKGCWLKQPSGEWVELNAGDALLLPRGAAHVLASEPGAQAWPIHSYKREEVCKDVYCTSNAEMCDKNCQPGTLLFCASMYFNLDGLHPLLGMMPDVMRTHELEAYEPGIPHLLEAMAREVTMERVGSSGILARLADVLAATVIRSWVERGCGDASGWIAAVRDREIGRVLAAIHIEPDHDWTVESLARMMGASRSGFAERFATIVGETPARYVTQVRMHQARQWLVRDRMKISVVAARLGYESDAAFSRAFKRVIGSAPSHLRAEEQADIRHAN, via the coding sequence ATGTTTGACCGTTCGTCCAAAATCCCGATCACCGGCGACCCGCTGACGGACATACTGCGCGGCTTGCGTCTCGATGGCGTCGAGTATGGCCGCTGCGAACTGAAGGAACCCTGGGGCATCCAATTCCCGGCGCATCCGGCGGCGCGGTTTCATTTCATCGGCCGCAAGGGCTGCTGGCTGAAGCAGCCGTCCGGCGAATGGGTGGAGCTCAATGCGGGGGATGCATTGCTGCTGCCGCGAGGTGCTGCCCATGTGCTCGCCAGCGAACCCGGTGCGCAGGCCTGGCCAATTCACAGCTACAAGCGCGAGGAGGTCTGCAAGGACGTTTACTGCACGTCGAATGCGGAGATGTGCGACAAGAATTGCCAGCCGGGAACGCTGTTGTTCTGCGCCAGCATGTATTTCAACCTCGATGGCCTGCATCCCCTGCTCGGCATGATGCCGGACGTGATGCGCACGCATGAATTGGAAGCCTATGAGCCGGGCATTCCGCATCTGCTGGAGGCCATGGCGCGCGAAGTGACCATGGAGCGCGTCGGCTCCAGCGGCATTCTGGCGCGGCTGGCGGATGTGCTTGCCGCCACCGTCATCCGCTCATGGGTCGAACGTGGCTGCGGCGACGCGTCTGGCTGGATCGCGGCGGTGCGGGACCGCGAGATCGGGCGCGTGCTGGCCGCCATCCATATCGAGCCGGACCATGACTGGACGGTCGAGTCCCTGGCCCGGATGATGGGCGCCTCGCGCTCGGGCTTTGCCGAGCGTTTCGCCACCATCGTCGGCGAAACGCCGGCAAGATATGTCACGCAGGTCAGGATGCATCAGGCGCGGCAATGGCTGGTTCGCGACCGGATGAAAATCTCGGTCGTTGCCGCACGTCTCGGCTATGAATCGGATGCCGCCTTCAGCCGTGCCTTCAAGCGCGTCATCGGCTCGGCGCCCAGCCACCTCCGCGCCGAGGAACAGGCTGATATCCGGCACGCCAATTGA
- a CDS encoding ABC transporter ATP-binding protein → MAHIQLKNISKKFGNHTALTGLDLDIADGEFFVLLGETGAGKTTALRLIAGLEKPTEGQVFIDGVDVADRGAAERDVALVLQQYSLYPRYTVRENLEFPLKPKIRRLPDAEIKDRVDRAARTLRIEHLLDRKTDRLSGGEMQRVSIGRAIVRKPRVFLMDEPLSALDAKLREALRTELKNLQVQLGATFLFVTHDQIEAMSMGDKVGVLNHGRIIQTGTPHEIYNNPRDTYVASFVGSPPMNLIDGKLVNGRAVMAPLNFELPLSGGAKASAATDGRPLVFGIRPEDVYLESGAPVEARVHDVENHGVEKILTLRVGDTTLRATVPARTDVTIEQPVRFAWNPDKVVLFDKGSGISLRHAG, encoded by the coding sequence ATGGCCCATATCCAGCTCAAGAACATCTCGAAGAAATTCGGCAACCACACGGCGCTGACCGGGCTCGACCTCGACATAGCCGATGGCGAGTTCTTCGTCCTTCTGGGCGAGACGGGCGCCGGCAAGACCACCGCATTGCGTCTCATCGCCGGCCTGGAAAAGCCGACGGAAGGCCAGGTCTTCATCGATGGCGTTGACGTCGCCGACAGGGGTGCGGCCGAGCGAGACGTGGCGCTGGTGCTGCAGCAATACTCGCTCTATCCGCGCTATACGGTGCGGGAAAATCTCGAGTTTCCGCTGAAGCCGAAGATCCGCAGGCTGCCCGATGCCGAGATCAAGGACCGCGTCGACCGCGCCGCCCGGACGCTGCGCATCGAGCATCTGCTCGACCGCAAGACCGACCGGCTGTCAGGCGGCGAGATGCAGCGCGTCTCGATCGGGCGCGCCATCGTGCGCAAGCCGCGCGTGTTCCTGATGGACGAGCCGCTGTCGGCGCTGGATGCCAAGCTGCGCGAGGCGCTGCGAACCGAGTTGAAGAACCTGCAGGTCCAGCTCGGCGCCACCTTTCTGTTCGTCACCCACGACCAGATCGAGGCGATGTCGATGGGCGACAAGGTCGGTGTACTCAACCATGGCCGCATCATCCAGACGGGCACGCCGCACGAGATCTACAACAATCCGCGCGACACCTATGTGGCGAGTTTCGTCGGCTCGCCGCCGATGAACCTCATCGACGGCAAGCTTGTGAACGGCCGCGCGGTGATGGCGCCGCTGAATTTCGAGCTGCCGCTTTCGGGGGGAGCCAAGGCGAGTGCGGCGACCGACGGTCGCCCACTCGTCTTCGGCATCCGGCCGGAGGATGTCTATCTCGAGAGCGGTGCGCCGGTGGAGGCACGCGTCCACGATGTCGAGAACCATGGCGTCGAGAAGATCCTGACGCTGCGCGTCGGCGACACGACGCTGCGCGCCACGGTGCCGGCCAGAACCGATGTCACGATCGAGCAGCCGGTGCGCTTTGCCTGGAACCCCGACAAGGTGGTGTTGTTCGACAAGGGCAGCGGCATCAGTCTGCGCCATGCCGGCTGA
- a CDS encoding TetR/AcrR family transcriptional regulator has product MTRPKTQSDEQVLESALRLMHEHGPEVLTFERLAKACGLSGATLVQRFGNKARLKQRTLLHAWDGLDDKTRTLAATVPRTPAGAIELLVALSRGYGGIESYAEGLLVLREDLRDPMLRARGAAWKASLCTALAACFADTPSPPQDIGLLMASHWQGSLLWWSFEPTTEVSDYVEHSLNRFVAAIKTTAARKP; this is encoded by the coding sequence ATGACCCGACCAAAAACCCAGTCCGACGAGCAGGTGCTGGAGTCCGCGCTTCGGTTGATGCACGAGCATGGACCGGAAGTGCTTACCTTCGAGCGACTGGCAAAGGCTTGCGGTCTGTCAGGCGCGACGCTGGTGCAGCGCTTCGGGAACAAGGCGCGATTGAAGCAGCGCACCCTGCTGCACGCCTGGGACGGCCTCGACGACAAGACCAGGACGCTGGCGGCAACCGTCCCCAGAACCCCGGCCGGGGCGATTGAATTGCTGGTGGCGCTGTCGCGGGGATATGGCGGCATCGAATCCTATGCCGAAGGCCTGCTTGTGCTGCGCGAGGATCTGCGTGATCCCATGCTCAGGGCGCGGGGTGCGGCCTGGAAGGCATCCTTGTGCACTGCTCTTGCAGCTTGCTTCGCGGACACTCCCAGCCCGCCGCAAGACATTGGCCTGTTGATGGCATCGCATTGGCAAGGCTCACTGCTGTGGTGGAGTTTTGAGCCGACAACCGAAGTGTCTGACTATGTCGAGCACAGCCTGAACCGCTTCGTCGCCGCCATCAAAACGACAGCGGCCCGAAAACCGTAA
- a CDS encoding carbohydrate ABC transporter permease, with the protein MATTMITTLDRSSRAAARGLSDISIRNLFIIPTVLFLIVFNIFPLIYSLGYSFTDFRASTNAPANFVGLQNYRDLLNDPYVWSNFAITAKYVIVSVVGQLLVGFGVAMLLNRDIPLKGLITTLLLLPMMLSMAVVGLFWKLLYDPSWGVINYFLGLGNFEWLADPKMALYAVALTDIWMWSPFVMLLSLAGLSAVPKHLYEAAAIDRAGPFYTFFRITLPLVAPILMIAVIFRTMEAFKTFDLAYILTSQPTTELISIRLYKMAFQEWQTGRSCALAYIVLIMVLAITNIYVKYLNKVKER; encoded by the coding sequence TTGGCGACCACGATGATCACCACGCTCGACAGGTCCTCACGCGCCGCCGCACGGGGCTTGAGCGACATCTCCATCCGCAATCTCTTCATCATCCCGACGGTTCTGTTCCTGATCGTCTTCAACATCTTTCCGCTGATCTATTCGCTCGGCTATTCCTTCACCGATTTCCGGGCGTCGACCAATGCACCGGCCAACTTCGTCGGGCTGCAGAACTATCGCGACCTGCTCAACGACCCCTATGTCTGGTCGAATTTCGCGATCACCGCCAAATACGTCATCGTTTCGGTGGTCGGGCAATTGCTGGTCGGCTTCGGCGTGGCCATGCTGCTCAACCGGGATATTCCCCTCAAGGGTCTCATCACGACGCTGCTGCTGTTGCCGATGATGCTGTCGATGGCCGTCGTCGGCCTGTTCTGGAAGCTGCTCTACGATCCATCATGGGGCGTCATCAACTACTTCCTTGGGCTGGGCAATTTCGAGTGGCTGGCCGATCCCAAGATGGCGCTCTACGCCGTCGCGCTGACCGATATCTGGATGTGGTCGCCCTTCGTCATGTTGCTGTCGCTGGCCGGGCTGTCGGCGGTGCCGAAGCATCTCTACGAGGCCGCCGCGATCGATCGCGCCGGGCCGTTCTACACCTTCTTCCGCATCACGCTGCCGCTGGTGGCGCCGATCCTGATGATCGCGGTCATCTTCCGTACCATGGAAGCGTTCAAGACCTTCGATCTCGCCTACATCCTGACCAGCCAGCCGACGACCGAACTGATCTCGATCCGGCTCTACAAGATGGCCTTCCAGGAATGGCAGACGGGGCGTTCCTGCGCGCTCGCCTACATCGTGCTGATCATGGTGCTGGCCATCACCAACATCTACGTGAAGTATCTGAACAAGGTGAAGGAGCGCTGA
- a CDS encoding amidase yields MQSIRDRLEIILSRLANRVADEKVYTKLYAEAARAAADASDARGKAGVTLGPLDGTILSIKDLFDVAGEATTAGSLMLRTAAPALRDATIVNRLRQAGAVIIGKTNMTEFAFTAIGDNQHYGTPGNARDASRIAGGSSSGAGVSVGEGTSEISIGSDTGGSIRIPASLNGVVGFKPTARRVPLAGAFPLSGTLDSIGPLARTVAQCAFTDAVIAGEVPTALAPIGLSGLRVGIPRGVLFENTESEVAAAFEHCFGKIERAGAGISDLSIDDLIADLRAVTKRGSIAAMEGAEVHADWLAAGASVPVDPHVSGPLSRAAMLPAPLYIRSLRRRTALVAAMDERLSSVDVLALPTTPVTAPSIVSMAEDVELRDHIEGLLLRNTQVANQFDLCAISLPMPGTALPAGLMLVARSGHDGHLLRVAAEVEALLCR; encoded by the coding sequence ATGCAATCAATCCGCGACCGTCTCGAAATCATCCTGTCACGTCTTGCCAATCGCGTGGCCGATGAGAAGGTCTATACGAAGCTTTATGCCGAGGCCGCGCGGGCAGCGGCCGACGCCAGCGATGCGCGCGGCAAAGCCGGCGTGACGCTCGGGCCGCTCGATGGCACCATTTTATCGATCAAGGATCTGTTCGATGTCGCTGGTGAGGCAACCACCGCCGGTTCGCTGATGCTCAGGACCGCAGCACCCGCTTTACGTGACGCTACGATTGTGAACCGGCTGCGGCAGGCCGGCGCGGTCATCATCGGCAAGACCAACATGACCGAATTCGCCTTCACCGCCATCGGTGACAACCAGCACTACGGCACACCCGGCAATGCCAGGGATGCCAGCCGCATTGCAGGCGGCTCGTCCTCTGGCGCTGGCGTTTCTGTCGGAGAAGGGACGAGCGAAATATCGATCGGTTCCGATACTGGTGGCTCGATACGCATTCCGGCATCACTGAATGGCGTCGTCGGCTTCAAGCCAACCGCGCGGCGCGTGCCGCTGGCCGGCGCGTTCCCGTTGTCCGGCACTCTGGACTCCATCGGACCGCTTGCCCGAACCGTCGCCCAATGCGCTTTCACTGATGCCGTGATAGCCGGCGAGGTGCCGACCGCGCTGGCGCCGATCGGCCTCTCAGGACTTCGCGTCGGCATTCCGCGTGGCGTGCTTTTCGAAAACACCGAAAGCGAGGTTGCTGCGGCGTTCGAGCACTGTTTCGGCAAGATCGAACGGGCCGGCGCTGGGATCTCGGACCTCTCGATCGACGATCTGATCGCGGACCTGAGAGCAGTCACCAAGCGGGGCTCGATCGCCGCGATGGAGGGGGCCGAAGTCCATGCCGACTGGCTGGCGGCAGGCGCTTCAGTGCCAGTAGACCCGCACGTCAGCGGACCTCTGTCGCGGGCGGCAATGCTGCCGGCTCCCCTCTACATCAGGTCACTGCGCCGCCGTACCGCGCTGGTCGCCGCCATGGACGAGCGGCTGTCATCCGTCGATGTGCTGGCATTGCCGACGACGCCGGTCACCGCGCCGAGCATCGTTTCGATGGCTGAGGATGTGGAGCTACGAGACCACATCGAAGGCCTGCTGCTGCGCAACACGCAGGTCGCCAATCAGTTCGACCTCTGCGCGATCTCGCTGCCGATGCCAGGAACGGCGCTGCCCGCCGGCCTTATGCTGGTCGCGCGCAGTGGCCATGACGGGCATCTGCTGCGGGTTGCGGCGGAAGTCGAGGCTTTGCTCTGTCGCTGA
- a CDS encoding GFA family protein — translation MLYKGSCHCGKVAFEVKGELASALRCNCSICSRKGALLSAVPHKALLVLAWGDDLGSYTFGNNAIAHRFRRSCGVHPFAEDVRDDGERSAYININCVADLDPSTLSIFDFDGRSA, via the coding sequence ATGCTCTATAAAGGCAGCTGCCACTGCGGCAAGGTCGCTTTCGAGGTCAAAGGCGAATTGGCCAGCGCCCTGCGGTGCAATTGTTCGATCTGCTCGCGCAAGGGCGCGCTTTTGTCAGCCGTGCCCCACAAGGCGCTGCTTGTGCTGGCCTGGGGCGACGACCTCGGCAGCTACACTTTCGGCAACAATGCCATCGCGCACCGCTTCCGCCGTAGCTGCGGCGTCCACCCCTTCGCCGAGGACGTCCGTGACGACGGTGAACGCAGCGCCTACATCAACATCAACTGCGTCGCCGATCTCGACCCTTCCACCTTGTCGATCTTCGATTTCGACGGACGTTCGGCCTGA
- a CDS encoding ABC transporter substrate-binding protein encodes MRKLVTSVLAGIGLTLACGTSVHAQEKSLTIFWAEWDPANYLQELGNEYEKETGVKITVETTPWADFQTKAFTEFNAHGDAYDLVVGDSQWLGAGSTGGHYVDLTDFFKKHDLGNVMAPATVKYYAEYPGNSGKYWAIPLEGDAVGWSYRKDWFEDPKEKAAFKAKYGYELDVPKDFKALRDIAEFFYRPDQKRYGIAIYTDNSYDAMAMGFENALFSYGGELGDYATYKVDGHINSDKAVAALDAYKELYTFTPPGWAKTFFVEDNQAITENLAAMSMNFFAFFPSLINEASNPNAKNTGFFANPAGPHGDQFAALGGQGISVVSYSQKQEEAMKFLEWFIKDDTQKKWAALGGYTCSQAVLKSAEFQNATPYNKAFYETMFKVKDFWAVPEYAELLQQLNQRIYPYMIGGDGTAKETLDALAGDWNATFKKYGRVQ; translated from the coding sequence ATGCGCAAGTTAGTGACCAGCGTTCTCGCTGGTATCGGCCTGACGCTTGCCTGCGGGACGTCCGTCCATGCGCAGGAAAAATCGCTTACCATCTTCTGGGCGGAGTGGGATCCGGCCAATTACCTGCAGGAACTCGGCAACGAGTACGAGAAGGAAACCGGCGTCAAAATCACGGTGGAAACGACGCCATGGGCCGATTTCCAGACCAAGGCCTTCACCGAGTTCAACGCCCATGGCGACGCCTATGACCTCGTCGTCGGCGACTCGCAATGGCTCGGCGCCGGCTCAACCGGTGGCCACTATGTCGACCTCACCGACTTCTTCAAGAAGCATGATCTCGGCAACGTCATGGCACCGGCGACCGTGAAATATTACGCGGAATATCCCGGCAACAGCGGCAAGTACTGGGCGATCCCGCTCGAGGGTGACGCTGTCGGCTGGTCCTATCGCAAGGACTGGTTCGAGGATCCCAAGGAAAAGGCGGCCTTCAAGGCAAAATACGGCTACGAGCTCGACGTGCCGAAGGACTTCAAGGCGCTCCGCGACATCGCCGAATTCTTCTACAGACCAGACCAGAAACGGTACGGCATCGCGATCTACACCGACAATTCCTATGACGCGATGGCCATGGGCTTCGAGAACGCGCTGTTCTCCTATGGCGGCGAACTGGGCGACTACGCGACCTACAAGGTCGACGGTCACATCAATTCGGACAAGGCGGTCGCCGCGCTCGACGCCTACAAGGAGCTCTACACGTTCACCCCTCCGGGCTGGGCCAAGACCTTCTTCGTCGAAGACAACCAGGCGATCACCGAAAACCTGGCCGCGATGAGCATGAACTTCTTCGCGTTCTTCCCCTCGCTCATCAACGAGGCGTCGAACCCCAACGCCAAGAACACCGGCTTCTTCGCCAACCCGGCCGGGCCGCACGGCGACCAGTTCGCGGCGCTCGGCGGGCAGGGCATCTCCGTTGTCTCCTACTCGCAGAAGCAGGAAGAGGCGATGAAGTTCCTGGAATGGTTCATCAAGGATGATACCCAGAAGAAGTGGGCGGCACTCGGCGGCTACACCTGCAGCCAGGCGGTGCTGAAGTCGGCCGAATTCCAGAACGCCACGCCCTACAACAAGGCCTTCTACGAGACCATGTTCAAGGTGAAGGACTTCTGGGCGGTGCCGGAATATGCCGAACTGCTGCAGCAGCTCAACCAGCGCATCTATCCCTACATGATCGGCGGCGACGGCACCGCCAAGGAGACGCTCGACGCACTGGCGGGCGACTGGAACGCAACCTTCAAGAAATACGGCCGCGTCCAATAA
- a CDS encoding SDR family oxidoreductase → MTLQGKVALVAGGTRGAGRGIAVELGAAGATVYVTGRTTRAHQSDYARPETIEETAEMVSAQGGTGIAIQVDHLVADDVRGLVERIRAEQGCLDILVNDIWGGEKLFEWDKPVWHHNLENGLRMLRLGIDTHLITAHHALPLMIERPGGLLIEVTDGTAEYNADHYRLSPFYDLAKVAVTRMAWTHAKDLAKHGATSVSLTPGWMRSEMMLEFYGVREDNWRDATANVPHFVISETPRFVGRAVAALAADPDRSRWNGQSLSSGGLAQVYGFTDLDGSRPDAWRYVPEVQDAGKPADATGYR, encoded by the coding sequence ATGACGTTGCAAGGAAAAGTTGCCCTGGTCGCGGGCGGGACACGAGGCGCCGGGCGGGGCATAGCTGTCGAACTCGGTGCTGCCGGTGCCACTGTCTATGTCACAGGACGGACCACGCGCGCCCACCAGTCCGACTATGCCCGACCCGAAACAATCGAGGAGACGGCCGAGATGGTATCGGCGCAAGGCGGCACGGGCATCGCCATTCAGGTCGATCATCTGGTGGCTGACGACGTGCGCGGGCTGGTCGAGCGTATACGGGCGGAACAGGGCTGTCTCGACATCCTGGTCAACGACATCTGGGGCGGCGAAAAGCTGTTCGAATGGGACAAGCCAGTCTGGCATCACAATCTGGAGAATGGCTTGCGCATGCTGCGCCTGGGCATCGACACGCATCTGATCACCGCGCACCATGCGCTGCCGCTGATGATCGAGCGGCCGGGCGGACTGCTGATCGAAGTCACGGACGGTACCGCCGAATACAATGCCGACCACTACCGGCTGTCGCCCTTCTACGACCTCGCCAAGGTGGCTGTGACGCGCATGGCATGGACCCATGCCAAGGACCTCGCAAAACATGGCGCCACCTCCGTGTCGCTGACGCCCGGCTGGATGCGTTCGGAAATGATGCTGGAGTTCTACGGCGTCCGCGAGGACAACTGGCGCGACGCGACGGCCAATGTGCCGCATTTCGTCATCTCCGAAACGCCACGCTTTGTTGGCCGCGCCGTTGCGGCGTTGGCGGCGGATCCGGATCGCTCGCGATGGAACGGGCAGTCGCTGTCCAGCGGCGGGTTGGCGCAAGTCTACGGTTTCACCGATCTCGACGGCTCACGGCCCGACGCGTGGCGCTATGTTCCGGAGGTCCAGGATGCCGGCAAGCCTGCCGATGCGACAGGCTACCGGTAG
- a CDS encoding ABC transporter ATP-binding protein has protein sequence MTQIELRGVQKFFGAVQVIKDLNLKIADNEFIVLLGQSGCGKTTTLRAIAGLETIDEGDILIDGKPVQHLKAAARDIAMVFQSFSLYPHMSVYENIAFPLKATRKSRAEIDQEVRSVAKTLQITELLAKKPSALSGGDMQRVAIGRALVRRPKAMLMDEPIGALDAKLREEMRAEIKRLHIKQGSTTIYVTHDQIEAMSLADRIVIMHEGVLQQVGTPDEVYSRPANLFVAQFVGSPVMNVADAAVAEKASSASVTVGGAAAGFEFPRALLSKLNGHAGGKLALGIRPEGVILRHDATEGFMAVETQIVEPLGSFDIVDLKVGSKTLRARTRSGFISGPGEKVFARIDPTQAHFFDTASGKSLGVRL, from the coding sequence TTGACCCAGATCGAACTCCGGGGCGTGCAGAAGTTCTTCGGCGCCGTCCAGGTCATCAAGGACCTCAACCTGAAGATCGCCGACAATGAGTTCATCGTCCTGCTTGGCCAGTCGGGCTGCGGCAAGACGACGACGCTGAGAGCCATTGCCGGGCTGGAGACGATCGACGAGGGCGATATCCTTATCGACGGCAAGCCGGTGCAGCATCTGAAGGCGGCTGCCCGCGACATCGCCATGGTCTTCCAGTCGTTCTCGCTCTATCCGCATATGAGCGTCTACGAGAACATCGCCTTTCCGCTGAAGGCGACGCGCAAGAGCCGGGCCGAGATCGACCAGGAAGTACGCTCGGTCGCCAAGACGCTGCAGATCACGGAGCTACTTGCGAAGAAGCCGTCGGCGCTTTCCGGCGGCGACATGCAGCGCGTCGCCATTGGCCGAGCGCTGGTGCGGCGGCCGAAGGCGATGCTGATGGACGAGCCGATCGGCGCGCTCGACGCCAAGCTGCGCGAGGAAATGCGGGCCGAGATCAAGCGGCTGCACATCAAGCAGGGCTCGACCACCATCTATGTGACGCACGATCAGATCGAGGCGATGAGCCTCGCCGACCGCATCGTCATCATGCATGAAGGCGTGCTGCAGCAGGTTGGCACCCCAGACGAGGTCTATTCGCGCCCGGCGAACCTGTTCGTCGCGCAGTTCGTCGGCAGCCCGGTCATGAATGTCGCCGACGCGGCGGTGGCCGAGAAGGCCTCCTCCGCCTCGGTGACCGTGGGCGGTGCCGCCGCCGGTTTTGAGTTCCCGCGCGCGCTGCTGTCGAAGCTCAACGGCCACGCGGGCGGCAAGCTCGCGCTCGGCATCCGGCCCGAGGGCGTCATCCTTCGACACGATGCAACGGAGGGGTTCATGGCCGTCGAGACGCAGATCGTCGAGCCGCTCGGGTCCTTCGACATCGTCGACCTCAAGGTCGGGTCCAAGACGCTGCGCGCGCGCACCAGGAGCGGTTTCATCTCCGGCCCCGGCGAGAAGGTCTTTGCCAGGATCGATCCGACGCAGGCGCATTTCTTCGACACGGCAAGCGGCAAGTCACTTGGTGTGAGACTGTGA